One Actinospica robiniae DSM 44927 genomic region harbors:
- a CDS encoding SDR family NAD(P)-dependent oxidoreductase has translation MKLKNLNNRVVLITGAGSGMGRATALLAAQRGAILVICDRDEAGLNETARAIRSLGNEVFAQTVDVTDPEAMDAFADAVHARFEAVDLLINNAGIGVLAPFLHTKPEDWDRQIAVNVKGVVHGCERFIPRMIERGAGGQVVNVSSGAGYFPSTVMTAYSVTKFAVLGLTLNLRIELRPHKIGVTAICPGVMNTPIARTSIVRGSDPDGQAARVRSMYERRGYPPERAAQKVLRAAERNRAIAPVGPDAHAMYWLNRLAPPLARWVSARTTHLFD, from the coding sequence GTGAAACTCAAGAATCTGAATAACCGTGTGGTGCTGATCACCGGCGCCGGCAGCGGCATGGGCCGCGCCACCGCGTTGCTCGCCGCCCAACGCGGAGCCATACTCGTCATCTGCGACCGCGACGAAGCCGGCCTGAACGAGACCGCCAGAGCCATCCGCTCTCTGGGCAACGAGGTGTTCGCCCAGACAGTCGATGTCACCGACCCCGAAGCGATGGACGCGTTCGCTGACGCCGTGCACGCTCGGTTCGAGGCGGTCGACCTGCTGATCAACAACGCCGGCATCGGTGTGCTCGCCCCGTTCCTCCACACGAAGCCCGAGGACTGGGACCGGCAGATCGCAGTCAACGTCAAGGGAGTCGTGCACGGCTGCGAGCGCTTCATCCCCCGCATGATCGAGCGCGGCGCCGGAGGACAAGTCGTCAACGTCTCCTCCGGTGCCGGTTACTTTCCCTCCACCGTCATGACCGCGTACTCCGTCACGAAGTTCGCGGTCCTCGGCCTCACCCTGAACCTGCGGATCGAGCTGCGCCCACACAAGATCGGGGTGACCGCCATCTGTCCCGGCGTCATGAACACTCCGATCGCGCGGACCAGTATCGTGCGCGGGTCAGACCCCGACGGCCAGGCAGCCCGGGTCCGGAGCATGTACGAGCGTCGTGGATATCCGCCCGAGCGCGCCGCACAGAAGGTCCTGCGCGCAGCCGAACGCAATCGCGCGATCGCGCCGGTCGGTCCCGACGCCCACGCCATGTACTGGCTCAACCGCCTCGCCCCGCCCCTCGCCCGCTGGGTCAGCGCCCGTACAACCCACCTGTTCGACTGA
- a CDS encoding lactate 2-monooxygenase: protein MEHETPNYGDYQLEVYLRGLTGVREDLPFTFAELEARAHATLPPDIVSYVAGGAGNEYTQNANVTAFDRWGVIPRMLVGAARRDLSINLFGMALPTPLLLAPIGVIGLCAQDGHGDLATARAAATSGVPMIASTLTVDPLEEVAAQFGETPGFFQLYNPKDRAVAESFVSRAEAAGFKGIVVTLDTLQLGWRPRDLKLGNFPQLKGHCLANYFSDPVFRTKLAKPPEEDVRAAALVWASELSDPTLNWNDLAWLRSLTKLPLLLKGICHPEDAKRAIDGGIDGIYCSNHGGRQANGGIPAIDLLPAVVEAAGGAPVVFDSGVRGGEHIVKALALGASAVAIGRPYAYGLALGGEDGIVHVLRSLLAEADLLMAIDGYPTIADLNPDALHARA from the coding sequence ATGGAGCACGAAACGCCGAACTACGGCGACTACCAGCTCGAGGTCTATCTCCGCGGCCTGACCGGCGTGCGGGAGGACCTGCCGTTCACCTTCGCGGAACTCGAGGCCCGCGCGCACGCGACGCTCCCACCGGACATCGTCTCCTACGTCGCCGGCGGCGCAGGCAACGAATACACCCAGAACGCGAACGTCACCGCGTTCGACCGGTGGGGCGTGATCCCCCGCATGCTCGTGGGCGCAGCGCGACGCGACCTGTCGATCAACCTGTTCGGGATGGCCCTGCCGACACCGCTCCTGCTCGCCCCGATCGGTGTCATCGGCCTGTGCGCGCAGGACGGGCATGGCGACCTCGCCACCGCGCGGGCCGCGGCGACCTCGGGCGTGCCGATGATCGCCTCGACGCTCACGGTCGACCCGCTCGAAGAGGTCGCCGCGCAATTCGGCGAGACACCGGGGTTCTTCCAGCTCTACAACCCGAAGGACCGGGCGGTCGCGGAGTCGTTCGTCTCGCGCGCCGAGGCGGCCGGCTTCAAGGGCATCGTCGTCACCCTCGACACCTTGCAGCTCGGCTGGCGACCACGTGACCTGAAGCTTGGCAACTTCCCCCAGCTCAAAGGCCACTGTCTGGCCAACTACTTCTCCGACCCCGTCTTCCGGACCAAGCTCGCCAAGCCCCCGGAGGAGGATGTCCGCGCCGCGGCGCTCGTCTGGGCCTCGGAATTATCCGATCCCACCCTCAACTGGAACGACCTGGCCTGGCTGCGCTCGCTGACCAAGCTGCCGTTGCTCCTCAAAGGGATCTGCCACCCCGAGGACGCGAAGCGCGCGATCGACGGCGGCATCGACGGTATCTACTGCTCCAACCACGGCGGACGCCAAGCGAACGGCGGAATTCCCGCGATCGATCTGCTCCCCGCAGTGGTCGAGGCAGCAGGCGGCGCACCGGTCGTCTTCGACTCCGGCGTGCGCGGCGGCGAACACATCGTCAAGGCCCTCGCCCTCGGAGCGAGCGCCGTGGCGATCGGCCGCCCCTACGCCTACGGGCTCGCGCTCGGCGGCGAAGACGGCATCGTGCACGTACTACGGTCCCTGCTCGCCGAGGCGGACCTGCTCATGGCGATCGACGGATACCCGACGATCGCGGATCTGAACCCTGACGCCCTGCATGCGCGGGCCTGA
- a CDS encoding alpha/beta hydrolase, with protein sequence MDEITFTSGEDRCAAWHFPAVGDTYAGANGRPCVVMAPGFCGTRDSRLIAYAEGFAAAGLDVVFFDYRGFGTSGGSLRQVVSVRRQRQDYQAAVTAARRLPGVDPERIVLWGVSYAGGHVVVVAAQDKRIAATISLTPAMDGRAVLTQLARSCGPTYMARATLHGLRDVFRTLTRRAPHLVPMIGEPGSNAIFPRAGGLETYRPVAGPSWRNEVSARAALEAGFNRPIKLASRVECPLLVQVGTNDTIVPPHAGRRAAAQAGAGSEFREYPFDHLDVYSAPWLERALTDQLDFLHRTLS encoded by the coding sequence ATGGACGAGATCACCTTCACCAGCGGCGAAGACCGGTGCGCCGCCTGGCATTTCCCGGCCGTCGGCGATACATACGCCGGCGCGAACGGACGCCCGTGCGTCGTCATGGCGCCAGGGTTCTGCGGCACCCGCGACAGCCGTCTGATCGCCTACGCGGAAGGCTTCGCGGCCGCCGGACTCGACGTCGTGTTCTTCGACTACCGCGGGTTCGGCACATCCGGCGGCTCACTCCGCCAGGTCGTCTCGGTGCGGCGCCAGCGTCAGGACTACCAAGCGGCCGTCACCGCCGCCCGTCGGCTCCCGGGCGTCGATCCCGAACGCATCGTGCTCTGGGGCGTCTCCTACGCCGGCGGCCACGTGGTCGTCGTCGCAGCGCAGGACAAGCGCATCGCGGCAACGATCTCCCTGACGCCTGCAATGGACGGCCGCGCGGTGCTGACGCAGCTCGCCCGCAGCTGCGGCCCGACCTACATGGCCCGCGCGACGCTGCATGGACTGCGCGATGTGTTCAGGACACTCACCCGCCGCGCACCGCACCTCGTTCCGATGATCGGCGAACCGGGATCGAACGCGATCTTCCCCAGGGCGGGAGGCCTCGAGACCTACCGCCCGGTCGCGGGCCCGAGTTGGCGCAACGAGGTGTCCGCGCGTGCGGCGCTCGAGGCCGGATTCAACCGGCCGATCAAGCTCGCCTCACGGGTCGAGTGCCCGCTGCTCGTCCAGGTCGGGACCAACGACACCATCGTCCCGCCGCACGCGGGCCGCCGCGCTGCCGCGCAGGCGGGCGCCGGCAGCGAGTTCCGGGAATACCCGTTCGACCACCTCGACGTCTACAGCGCCCCATGGCTCGAGCGCGCCCTCACGGACCAGCTCGACTTCCTGCACCGCACCCTTTCATGA